A window from Purpureocillium takamizusanense chromosome 3, complete sequence encodes these proteins:
- a CDS encoding uncharacterized protein (COG:O~EggNog:ENOG503NX06) has protein sequence MGASQSSSQQGANAATAKICYYELLGVDREASDNDIKRAYRRKALDLHPDRNLNDVEAATKKFAEVQSAYEVLSDPQERAWYDSHRDAILSGHDDLTDGAAPTTFRNVRLTTTDEILSLMRRFNSTVSFSDEPTGFFGIVRETFEHLALEEETAAEFEGLNIPDYPTFGSSDDDYDQVVKVFYVSWSSFSTKKTFSWKDRHRLSDAPDRRTRRLMEKENKKSREDAIREFNDAVKFLVGFVRKRDPRYLPNVQTEAERQKALRDAAVAQAARSRAANQERMADYNVPDWAGPRCDAAENHVFSESSGEDSEVQLLECIVCNKTFKSVQQLAAHERSKKHIKAMQQLRRQMEKEGADLDLTPDTSHDPGRDGSRSTAASKIREQGENGKDIDESAIDSHVKLHDKDASTTLASSESSSLPPSGDEDYAPRVIVEERLAPTVGGGGDSTRSTLDINDDIVNSTHHMSLTEDAIGQVKVGKAKAKRARKAAARSGGAATEHQCSVCRGHFESRTKLFRHIRDQGHAAPGSHGTDSSSKVRGKKGT, from the exons ATGGGCGCGTCCCAGTCCTCTTCTCAGCAGGGAGCAAACGCCGCCACAGCTAAGATATGCTACTatgagcttctcggcgtgGATCGCGAAGCGAGCGACAATGA TATCAAAAGGGCGTATCGCCGAAAGGCGCTCGACCTTCACCCAGACCGCAACTTGAACGATGTAGAAGCGGCGACAAAGAAATTCGCTGAGGTGCAGTCCGCGTACGAGGTCCTCTCCGACCCTCAGGAGAGGGCTTGGTATGACTCTCACCGAGACGCCATCTTGAGTGGCCACGACGACCTCACTGATGGTGCTGCGCCAACGACATTCCGCAATGTCCGCCTGACAACGACCGACGAGATCCTCAGTCTCATGCGGAGATTCAATTCTACAGTGTCCTTCAGTGATGAGCCGACGGGCTTCTTCGGCATCGTGCGCGAGACATTTgagcacctcgccctcgaaGAAGAGACAGCGGCCGAGTTTGAGGGCCTGAACATCCCCGACTATCCGACTTTCGGCTCCTCTGACGATGACTATGATCAGGTTGTAAAAGTTTTCTATGTCTCCTGGTCCAGCTTCTCTACGAAGAAGACGTTTTCTTGGAAAGATAGACATCGCCTGTCGGATGCCCCTGACAGGCGAACACGTCGACTCATGGAAAAGGAGAACAAGAAAAGCCGCGAGGACGCCATACGCGAGTTCAACGATGCCGTCAAATTTCTTGTTGGGTTTGTCCGGAAACGCGATCCTCGCTACTTGCCCAATGTGCAGACTGAGGCAGAGCGCCAGAAGGCATTACGAGATGCGGCGGTGGCCCAGGCGGCTCGGTCCCGAGCCGCGAACCAAGAGCGGATGGCCGACTACAATGTCCCAGACTGGGCGGGACCACGCTGTGATGCCGCAGAAAACCACGTCTTCTCGGAATCATCTGGCGAGGATTCTGAGGTCCAACTTCTTGAGTGTATTGTTTGCAACAAGACTTTCAAGAGCGTTCAACAGCTGGCGGCCCACGAGCGTAGCAAAAAGCATATCAAGGCAATGCAACAACTGCGGCGCCAAATGGAAAAGGAGGGTGCCGATCTGGATCTAACTCCTGACACCTCTCATGACCCTGGGCGAGATGGGAGtcgcagcaccgccgcctcaaAAATAAGAGAACAAGGAGAAAACGGCAAGGACATCGATGAATCTGCGATCGACAGCCACGTCAAACTCCATGATAAGGACGCTTCAACAACCTTGGCATCGTCTGAgagctcgtcgttgccgccatCCGGTGACGAAGACTATGCGCCTAGGGTCATTGTCGAAGAGCGACTTGCGCCGACtgttgggggagggggggattCCACCCGCTCGACGCTGGATATCAACGACGACATAGTGAACTCGACCCATCACATGTCGCTCACCGAGGACGCGATTGGCCAAGTCAAAGTtggcaaggccaaggcgaaAAGGGCAAGgaaagcagcagcccgcTCCGGGGGCGCAGCTACTGAG CACCAATGTTCCGTCTGTCGGGGTCATTTCGAGTCCAGGACAAAGCTTTTCAGACATATCCGAGACCAGGGCCATGCTGCACCAGGGTCGCACGGCACAGACTCCTCCAGCAAGGTAAGGGGGAAGAAGGGAACGTAG
- a CDS encoding RING-type E3 ubiquitin transferase (COG:O~EggNog:ENOG503P0AW), with protein MKFAHDFKQTLASQGFPAHWVNQAIPYSQLKKCLKKVQRELQDLGLDPDTLRTLLDPNTVSPVALEYRLKVATDSNVVRPKLTVYVHMQDGVAVDASLTPTSRRFFERIAAELPLDRSQQQHRLEQEVAVRNGEGQPQIKASAKPATVEPSNSPTSYETIEVPLVFDSEFFDILQSDVSNLEALQTEERRKMTAEIVALSAEVAQVSQPNRFSKTDMARWRRIFELYLDAEVFFATHERDHGSRPSQSALRQLQWFQGEVDKRHLATDFKLRESRAAFSRFLSLNVSLLKNLQFQELNRLAVFKILKKFDKRTSLGVSQTFPNAIQAEGVLASDIAKDVCAQMSLELVSVVPQLNDFLCPVCFSVAYRPVRLDCQHVFCIRCIVKIQRRQERHCPLCRADVVMNASADNLDHKLEKYMKKYFSKEVKEKQRANEIERGIEDYGPGYTHQECMIM; from the exons ATGAAGTTTGCGCATGACTTCAAGCAGACTCTCGCCAGTCAAG GCTTTCCCGCCCACTGGGTCAACCAGGCAATCCCGTATAGCCAGCTCAAGAAATGTCTCAAGAAGGTGCAGCGGGAATTGCAagacctcggccttgacccTGACACTTTGCGCACCCTTCTCGATCCGAACACGGTGTCGCCGGTTGCCCTTGAGTACCGACTAAAGG TCGCCACCGATTCCAATGTTGTCCGACCCAAACTCACCGTCTACGTTCACATGCAGGATGGTGTCGCCGTTGATGCGTCTCTGACTCCGACCTCGCGTCGCTTTTTTGAGCGCATCGCTGCCGAGCTCCCTCTCGATCGCTcacagcaacagcaccgGCTGGAGCAAGAAGTGGCCGTGCGCAATGGCGAAGGACAACCCCAGATCAAGGCCTCGGCCAAGCCTGCGACCGTTGAACCATCCAACAGCCCCACATCCTACGAGACGATAGAAGTTCCCTTGGTCTTCGACAGCGAATTCTTCGATATTTTGCAAAGCGACGTAAGCAACCTTGAGGCTCTGCAGACGGAGGAGAGAAGGAAGATGACCGCAGAAATTGTCGCACTTAGTGCCGAAGTCGCTCAAGTATCTCAGCCCAACCGCTTTTCCAAAACCGATAtggctcgctggcggcgcatATTCGAGCTCTATCTCGACGCTGAGGTTTTCTTCGCCACCCATGAACGCGACCACGGGTCTAGACCAAGTCAGAGTGCTCTCCGGCAGCTGCAATGGTTTCAGGGCGAAGTGGACAAGCGCCACCTCGCAACAGACTTTAAGCTTCGCGAAAGTCGAGCCGCATTCTCAAGATTTTTGAGCCTCAACGTCAGCCTGCTGAAAAACCTACAATTTCAGGAGCTGAACAGGCTCGCCGTCTTCAAGATCCTGAAGA AATTTGATAAGCGAACATCGCTGGGTGTCTCGCAAACCTTCCCCAATGCTATACAGGCGGAAGGAGTGCTAGCGTCTGATATTGCCAAAGACGTATGCGCCCAGATGTCTTTGGAGCTAGTCTCTGTCGTGCCTCAGCTCAACGATTTCTTGTGCCCTGTGTGCTTCTCGGTAGCATACAGGCCAGTTCGGCTGGATTGCCAGCACGTGTTTTGCATACGTTGTATCGTCAAGATTCAGCGACGCCAAGAACGACACTGTCCGTTGTGTCGCGCTGACGTTGTCATGAATGCTTCGGCAG ATAACCTCGACCATAAGCTAGAGAAATACATGAAGAAGTATTTTTCGAAGGAAGTCAAAGAGAAGCAACGTGCCAACGAGATTGAGCGGGGCATCGAGGATTACGGGCCAGGATACACGCACCAGGAGTGCATGATTATGTGA
- the STR2 gene encoding Cystathionine gamma-synthase (COG:E~EggNog:ENOG503NWEN), translated as MLFPTARTATRCLGFIKERVKADLVPALDVVHLALDASKDVSPLLKRLYPTISAVLCPKEAFPFAKQYWQHTGDGASSRRAEFCHGLFRNHLLLATANNKTVQESHTRPFRGPRRYQRRASIDAVGSPTPGKPLTPDNAHEPQESTQFLEERFGRNLDLGLVERAKSAIRRRIAGSLCHEIDLHSGSLPAPSPNTRGLQSLAEHDVYLFPAGMNAIFNAHQALLSARGQLKSINFGFPYVDTLKILQKFGPGCVFYGNASSKDLDELEILLRSGHRFLGLFCEFPGNPLLTCPDLDRIRRLADEYDFAVVVDETIGTFANIDVLSVSDIVVSSLTKIFSGDSNVMGGSAILNPESKYYLALKQALDCDVFEDTYWPEDVIFMERNSRDFARRVDRINVNAEAICKTLRSSPLVKSLYYPKWNPSRENYDARRLPNGGYGGLVSVVFTDKEKAKIFYDAMEIAKGPSLGTNFTLCSPYVLLAHYQELPWAAQYGVDPSLIRVSVGLEETDHLQATFKRALLAAEAA; from the coding sequence ATGTTGTTCCCCACGGCCCGAACCGCCACTCGCTGCCTCGGCTTCATCAAGGAGCGCGTCAAAGCTGACTTGGTCCCTGCTCTTGACGTGgtccacctcgccctcgatgccTCCAAGGATGTCTCCCCTTTGCTAAAGAGACTCTACCCTACCATCTCCGCAGTTCTGTGTCCCAAGGAAGCCTTCCCTTTTGCCAAACAATACTGGCAGCACACCGGCGACGGTGCTTCAAGCCGCAGAGCCGAATTCTGCCATGGTCTTTTCAGGAATCATCTGCTCCTCGCCACAGCAAACAACAAGACCGTACAGGAGTCTCACACCCGCCCGTTCCGTGGTCCGCGACGCTACCAGCGGAGGGCATCCATTGATGCCGTTGGCAGTCCAACACCGGGCAAGCCGCTGACGCCGGATAACGCCCACGAGCCGCAAGAGAGCACCCAGTTCCTGGAGGAGCGATTCGGGAGAAACCTTGATTTAGGTCTCGTTGAACGCGCCAAATCGGCTATCCGGCGCCGCATCGCAGGTTCGCTCTGTCACGAGATCGATCTGCACAGCGGCTCTCTTCCGGCCCCTTCGCCGAACACGCGAGGTCTACAGAGCCTCGCCGAGCATGACGTTTACCTTTTCCCTGCCGGCATGAACGCCATTTTCAACGCCCATCAGGCCTTGCTGTCTGCCAGGGGCCAGCTCAAGAGCATCAATTTCGGGTTTCCGTACGTCGATACACTGAAAATTCTTCAAAAGTTTGGCCCCGGATGTGTCTTCTATGGCAACGCGTCATCAAAGgaccttgacgagctcgAAATCCTCCTCCGTTCCGGCCATCGCTTTCTTGGGCTCTTCTGCGAGTTTCCGGGCAATCCGCTGCTTACTTGCCCTGACTTGGATCGCATCCGGAGACTGGCCGATGAGTACGACTTTGCCGTTGTTGTCGATGAGACGATCGGAACATTTGCCAACATCGACGTTCTTTCGGTTTCCGACATTGTGGTCAGCAGCCTGACCAAAATTTTCTCCGGCGATTCGAATGTCATGGGCGGAAGTGCCATCCTGAATCCTGAGAGCAAGTACTACCTCGCCCTGAAGCAAGCCTTGGACTGTGACGTCTTCGAGGACACTTATTGGCCCGAGGATGTCATATTCATGGAGAGAAATAGTCGCGACTTTGCGAGGCGAGTTGACCGGATCAACGTCAATGCAGAGGCTATTTGCAAAACCCTACGCAGTAGCCCGTTGGTCAAAAGCCTATATTATCCCAAATGGAACCCTTCAAGGGAAAACTACGACGCCAGGCGCCTGCCTAACGGTGGCTACGGTGGTTTAGTATCCGTTGTATTCACAGACAAGGAGAAGGCGAAGATCTTTTACGATGCGATGGAGATCGCAAAGGGCCCAAGTCTAGGGACCAACTTCACACTCTGCTCGCCGTACGTCCTGCTCGCGCACTATCAGGAGTTGCCATGGGCTGCACAGTACGGAGTGGATCCAAGCCTCATTCGTGTAAGTGTCGGGCTGGAGGAAACTGATCATCTACAAGCCACCTTCAAAAGGGCTCttctcgcggccgaggcggcatAG
- the NEP1 gene encoding rRNA small subunit pseudouridine methyltransferase Nep1 (BUSCO:EOG09263DFA~COG:J~EggNog:ENOG503NXBG), whose amino-acid sequence MSSPDRRAGVKRPRTQSLPPPALPQLVAEQNTPIPPADKDSQRLIVVLSNASLETYKASHGSASRTGVHREDKYSLLNSDEHIGVMRKMNRDISDARPDITHQCLLTLLDSPINKAGKLQIYIHTAKGVLIEVSPSVRIPRTFKRFAGLMVQLLHRLSIRSTNSNEKLLRVIQNPITDHLPANCRKVTLSFDAPLVRVREYVETVGTKESICVFVGAMAKGADNFADSMVDEKISISNYSLSASVACSKFCHAAEDVWDIL is encoded by the exons ATGTCATCTCCGGATCGTCGTGCTGGAGTAAAGCGGCCGA GGACGCAATCGCTTCCTCCCCCGGCTCTTCCTCAACTCGTAGCGGAGCAGAATACTCCCATCCCGCCCGCGGACAAAGATTCACAGCGTCTTATCGTCGTGCTCTCCAATGCCAGCCTCGAGACGTACAAGGCTTCGCATGGAAGCGCGAGTCGCACAGGCGTTCACCGCGAGGACAAATATTCGCTCCTCAACAGCGATGAACACATCGGGGTGATGCGCAAGATGAATAGGGATATTAGTGACGCACGCCCCGACATCACCCATCAG TGTCTGTTGACCCTTCTGGACTCGCCCATCAACAAAGCCGGCAAGCTTCAGATATATATTCACACGGCCAAGGGTGTCCTCATCGAAGTGTCGCCGTCGGTTCGCATCCCGCGCACGTTCAAGCGTTTCGCCGGTCTCATGGTGCAGCTGCTCCATCGCTTGTCCATCCGATCCACCAACTCCAACGAAAAGCTGCTTCGTGTGATCCAGAACCCCATTACTGACCACCTCCCCGCAAACTGCCGCAAGGTAACCTTGAGCTTCGACGCACCTCTGGTTCGTGTACGTGAATACGTCGAGACCGTCGGAACAAAGGAGAGCATCTGCGTCTTTGTGggggccatggccaagggcgCTGATAACTTCGCGGATTCTATGGTTGACGAAAAGATATCCATCAGCAACTATTCTCTCTCAGCCAGTGTTGCATGCAGCAAGTTCTGCCACGCGGCAGAGGATGTCTGGGACATTCTCTAA
- a CDS encoding uncharacterized protein (COG:J~EggNog:ENOG503Q4R7), whose product MASQVAKTARRITHELHGVVVSAGLMQKTVKVRVGGQKWNKVVNKWFADPKNYLVHDPNSSLRTGDVVSIAPGWPTSKNKRHVVKHIIAPFGSSIDQRPPVPTLEERIADREARKADKDERRAARRTTKEDSRREERVSQKGGRSGHAQQKL is encoded by the exons ATGGCGTCTCAAGTAGCCAAGACTGCGCGCCGGATAACGCATGAGCTCCATGGCGTTGTGGTATCCGCCGGCCTGATGCAAAAGACTGTCAAGGTGCGAGTGGGTGGCCAGAAGTGGAATAAAGTTGTCAACAAG TGGTTCGCCGATCCAAAAAACTATCTTGTGCACGACCCAAACTCGTCCCTCAGgaccggcgacgtcgtctccATCGCCCCAGGATGGCCGACCTCCAAGAACAAGAGACATGTCGTTAAGCACATCATTGCTCCATTTGGCTCTTCCATTGACCAACGCCCACCGGTACCGACTTTGGAAGAGCGTATAGCCGATCGCGAAGCCAGGAAGGCAGACAAAGACGAACGAAGAGCTGCGAGAAGGACGACCAAGGAAGATTCCAGGAGAGAAGAAAGAGTTTCGCAAAAGGGTGGACGGTCTGGACATGCACAGCAGAAATTGTAA
- a CDS encoding uncharacterized protein (EggNog:ENOG503NUE2~COG:O) → MWASTSEHRRLRQDSRATAARPQLPSSSSSSPSSARETTTTYDRTFGYDPALKAMLRNKAFTVLQKTYDDSYLSCSTAVYYESQGDEMEAMRHWRTALEQIYEHRAKATPGYGPQTDTEKALVDALRQLELQCKERLDLLEALRASRSEGASPSPGARLSKTPPEPSRPTDRAKGSIGQGTIPAVTYSELSRPSVPNRPSLPARTTSEAGLDASVGARLGPSSSFSDLHRTNSPKLPPRPDKSVRSPSPEKHTMRTTLRSGRLGEKPQRTPRISPKPVAEGPSKAATLAWTALGSKDRAFKPPPGDGVTTGQFPAPRISSDSLARPGQSQSFQWDSHSRRLVTPRDSDQLSNGSQSMSTHRYSDECSHARPSLLSVSAASSALGSSVQEPHPMDQQSSGRPGPSKHPVTTISPRTSQRRHKSSSSGGPEDSGESDKKDASDTRMRGKDIARRPVKTSQSHKINEGYVRRRQQPKNRHTSTSSTSGDELDVTARKARAAECNVVTAQVAPRDPSSDREFGEESPTDTAWKRKKTAVLKNLPPGIDETAAKQILNDIIVHGDEVHWGDIAGLEIAKNALRETVVYPFLRPDLFMGLREPARGMLLFGPPGTGKTMLARAVATESKSTFFSISASSLTSKYLGESEKLVRALFGLARALAPSIIFVDEIDSLLSQRSGSGEHEATRRIKTEFLIQWSDLQRAAAGRETTERDKQRGDANRVLVLAATNLPWAIDEAARRRFVRRQYIPLPEPHTRETQLRTLLGQQKHSLSSADTQELVQLTEGFSGSDITALAKDAAMGPLRSLGEALLHMTMDQIRPIMLDDFKASLGTIRPSVGKAGLKEYEDWAKEFGERGG, encoded by the exons AtgtgggcgtcgacgtcagAGCACCGCCGGCTTCGCCAAGACTCGCGCGCCACAGCCGCTCGACCCCAGTtgccctcttcctcgtcttcgtccccgtcctcggccagagAAACTACGACAACATATGACCGCACGTTCGGCTATGATCCTGCACTGAAGGCCATGTTGCGCAACAAGGCCTTCACCGTCCTTCAGAAGACGTACGACGACAGCTATCTCAGCTGTTCGACTGCCGTCTACTATGAAAGCCAG GGCGATGAGATGGAGGCAATGCGTCACTGGAGGACTGCGCTCGAGCAGATCTACGAGCACCGTGCCAAGGCAACGCCAGGGTATGGCCCACAGACGGACACGGAGAAGGCCCTGGTCGACGCCCTCCGTCAATTGGAGCTGCAATGCAAAGAGAGGCTTGACCTTCTCGAGGCTCTCCGAGCGTCGCGGAGCGAGGGGGCATCTCCGTCTCCCGGTGCCAGGCTTTCCAAGACGCCTCCCGAGCCATCTCGTCCCACCGACCGCGCCAAGGGCTCCATCGGGCAAGGCACCATACCTGCTGTAACCTACTCGGAGCTCTCGCGCCCCTCAGTCCCCAACAGACCCTCACTGCCTGCTCGAACGACGTCagaggccggcctcgatgcaAGCGTTGGTGCTCGCCTAggcccctcctcgtcatTCAGCGATTTGCACAGAACCAACTCGCCGAAGCTGCCTCCGCGCCCAGACAAATCAGTCCGCTCGCCCAGTCCGGAAAAGCACACCATGAGGACGACATTGCGGTCAGGCAGGTTGGGTGAAAAGCCCCAAAGGACGCCTCGCATATCACCAAAGCCCGTCGCTGAGGGCCCAAGTAAAGCTGCTACACTGGCGTGGACTGCCCTTGGCTCGAAGGATCGGGCCTTCAAACCGCCACCAGGTGATGGTGTCACTACCGGTCAATTCCCTGCTCCACGCATATCTTCCGACAGCCTTGCTCGACCTGGACAGTCTCAGAGTTTCCAGTGGGACAGCCACTCTCGTCGGCTGGTTACACCGCGGGACTCGGACCAATTATCCAACGGATCCCAATCCATGAGTACGCATAGATATTCTGACGAATGTTCTCACGCTCGTCCATCATTGCTTTCTGTTAGCGCAGCATCTAGTGCTTTGGGCTCATCGGTTCAGGAACCCCATCCTATGGATCAACAATCATCGGGCCGTCCAGGCCCTTCCAAGCACCCCGTAACGACGATTTCGCCCAGGACATCGCAAAGGCGCCACAAGTCTAGTAGCTCCGGGGGGCCGGAAGACTCGGGGGAGTCAGACAAGAAGGATGCATCAGACACAAGAATGCGTGGCAAAGATATCGCGAGGCGACCAGTCAAAACGTCACAGTCTCACAAGATCAACGAAGGTTATGTACGACGACGTCAGCAACCGAAGAATCGGCATACATCTACTTCTAGTACGTCCGGTGACGAGCTGGATGTCACAGCCAGAAAAGCTAGGGCAGCGGAATGCAACGTGGTTACGGCCCAAGTGGCTCCCCGCGATCCCTCGTCAGATAGGGAATTTGGAGAGGAGAGTCCCACTGACACAGCCTGGAAGAGAAAGAAAACCGCGGTTCTGAAGAATTTGCCGCCGGGCATCGATGAGACGGCGGCAAAACAAATTTTGAACGACATCATCGTGCACGGCGATGAAGTTCATTGGGGAGACATTGCCGGTTTAGAAATTGCGAAGAATGCGCTGCGAGAAACCGTGGTTTACCCTTTCCTGAGGCCCGATCTGTTCATGGGGCTTCGTGAGCCGGCACGTGGGATGCTACTCTTCGGGCCGCCTGGTACCGGAAAGACGATGCTGGCGCGTGCAGTGGCCACAGAGTCTAAGTCAACATTTTTCTCTATATCTGCAAGCAGCCTAACAAGCAAGTACCTGGGAGAATCCGAGAAACTTGTCCGAGCCCTTTTTGGTCTCGCACGGGCTCTTGCCCCTAGCatcatcttcgtcgacgagatTGACTCGCTGCTATCACAGCGGTCGGGATCTGGCGAACATGAAGCCACGAGGCGCATTAAGACGGAATTTCTTATCCAATGGAGCGACCTCCAgcgagccgctgccggacGAGAGACGACTGAGAGAGATAAACAGCGTGGTGATGCCAACAGAGTTCTGGTATTAGCCGCAACAAATCTGCCTTGGGCCATTGATGAAGCTGCAAGAAGGCGATTCGTCCGGCGGCAGTACATTCCGCTTCCGGAGCCTCATACGCGGGAGACACAGCTTCGTACTTTACTCGGCCAACAGAAGCACAGCCTGTCATCCGCCGACACTCAAGAGCTGGTGCAATTGACAGAAG GCTTCTCCGGGTCTGACATCACGGCTCTTGCCAAGGACGCAGCCATGGGTCCGCTCCGATCACTCGGAGAAGCCCTTCTGCATATGACAATGGACCAGATCAGACCAATAATGCTGGACGACTTCAAGGCAAGCCTCGGGACGATCCGTCCTAGCGTTGGCAAGGCCGGGCTGAAAGAGTATGAGGATTGGGCTAAGGAGTTTGGAGAAAGAGGGGGCTAG